In a genomic window of Glycine max cultivar Williams 82 chromosome 13, Glycine_max_v4.0, whole genome shotgun sequence:
- the LOC100778345 gene encoding protein NRT1/ PTR FAMILY 5.4 has translation MADGSSSNTKRNSLILHHPTNLKGGWNAAIFIIFVEFAERFAYQGLASNLIQYLTNVLNEPITQAAKDVNTWVGASSLFPLLGGFIADSYLGRFNTILLSSVIYFAGMVFLTLSVTAFKHKLLFFLALYVLAIGDGGHKPCVQTFAADQFDEDTPEEKDAKSSFFNWWYLGIVAGSTASVFVVIYLQDNVGWGVGLGVLAGVLALALALFLLGIKRYRKEGPAGSPFTRLAQVFVAAWRKWRVQATHGHYNFFHDEDEEHHEPHHHLHVQPKIHTLLHTHQYRFLDKAAIIDEIDAESKTRDPWRLCSLTQVEEVKLVLRLIPIWLSCLMFTVVQSQVHTFFIKQGATMERSIGPHFQVPPASLQGLVGVTILFAVPFYDRVFVPLARKITGKPTGITVLQRIGVGLFLSILNMVVSALVEDKRVGVAKEFGLIDDPKAVLPISIWWLLPQYMITGISDAFTIVGLQELFYDQMPESLRSLGAAAYISIVGVGSFVGNIVIIVVEAVTSRAGDGEKWLGNNLNRAHLDYFYWVLAGLSAVNLCVYVWLAIAYVYKKVDEGHRTSSDQQGSGHKKYKPGV, from the exons ATGGCTGATGGTAGTAGTAGCAACACCAAGAGAAATTCCCTCATCCTCCATCACCCCACAAACTTAAAGGGTGGTTGGAATGCTGCCATCTTCATCATAT TTGTGGAATTTGCTGAGAGATTTGCTTATCAAGGGTTGGCAAGTAATCTCATCCAATATCTCACTAATGTTTTGAATGAACCAATCACACAAGCAGCCAAAGATGTGAACACATGGGTTGGTGCCTCCTCTCTCTTCCCTTTGCTTGGTGGCTTCATAGCTGATTCCTATCTGGGTCGCTTCAACACCATACTCTTGTCCTCAGTCATTTATTTTGCG GGCATGGTTTTCTTGACACTTTCAGTGACGGCATTCAAACACAAACTCCTCTTTTTCTTGGCACTTTATGTTCTTGCCATCGGCGACGGAGGTCACAAACCCTGTGTTCAGACCTTTGCCGCCGATCAATTCGACGAGGACACACCGGAGGAGAAGGATGCCAAGAGCTCATTCTTCAACTGGTGGTACTTGGGGATTGTGGCTGGCTCAACTGCTTCTGTCTTTGTTGTCATATATCTTCAG gACAATGTTGGGTGGGGAGTGGGGTTGGGAGTGCTGGCAGGGGTGTTGGCTTTGGCATTGGCACTCTTCTTGTTGGGAATCAAAAGGTACAGAAAGGAAGGCCCTGCAGGGAGCCCATTCACCAGGTTGGCCCAAGTCTTCGTTGCGGCGTGGCGCAAGTGGCGCGTGCAGGCCACGCACGGCCACTACAACTTTTTCCATGACGAGGATGAGGAGCATCATGAGCCCCATCATCATCTCCATGTTCAACCCAAAATCCACACTCTCCTCCATACTCATCAATATAG GTTTTTGGACAAAGCAGCAATCATAGATGAAATTGATGCAGAAAGCAAGACAAGAGACCCTTGGAGGCTATGTTCATTGACACAAGTTGAGGAAGTGAAGCTTGTCCTTCGTTTGATTCCAATATGGCTAAGTTGCTTAATGTTCACTGTTGTACAATCTCAAGTGCACACATTTTTCATCAAGCAAGGTGCCACAATGGAACGTTCCATAGGGCCACATTTCCAAGTCCCTCCAGCATCACTCCAAGGCCTAGTTGGAGTCACAATCCTCTTTGCTGTTCCATTCTATGACCGTGTCTTTGTTCCACTAGCAAGAAAAATCACAGGTAAACCCACTGGGATAACAGTGCTACAAAGAATTGGTGTTGGACTTTTTTTGTCAATCCTTAACATGGTTGTGTCAGCACTTGTGGAGGACAAAAGGGTTGGTGTTGCAAAAGAGTTTGGCCTAATTGATGACCCAAAAGCCGTGTTACCAATCAGCATTTGGTGGCTGCTTCCTCAGTACATGATCACTGGGATCTCTGATGCATTCACAATTGTGGGGCTACAAGAGTTGTTCTATGACCAAATGCCTGAGTCACTTAGGAGTTTGGGGGCTGCAGCATACATAAGCATTGTTGGGGTTGGAAGCTTTGTTGGCAACATTGTTATAATTGTTGTGGAGGCTGTCACATCAAGAGCTGGTGATGGTGAGAAATGGCTTGGAAACAACCTCAATAGGGCACACCTTGATTACTTCTATTGGGTCTTGGCAGGGTTGAGTGCTGTTAATTTGTGTGTTTATGTGTGGCTTGCCATTGCTTATGTGTACAAAAAAGTTGATGAGGGTCATCGAACTAGTAGTGACCAACAGGGTTCTGGCCACAAGAAATACAAACCTGGAGTGTGA